One window from the genome of Acuticoccus sediminis encodes:
- a CDS encoding Gfo/Idh/MocA family protein produces MADPIKVGFIGLNPDSNWAFNAHIPALKSLGDTFEVAGVANSSPESGARTAEALGIPRAFATPADLAASEDIDLVTVTVKVPYHFELISLALDAGKHVYCEWPLGNGLEEARKLTALAREKGVVAVAGTQARAALEVEYLKQLVSDGFVGDVLATSIIGTGGNWADTTSSALAYLFDKANGATMEDIPMAHTLAAVKDVLGDIGPLKAVKLSNFETVTLTDTGETKPKSAADQVMVQGQMASGAAFSLHYKGGKNRGTNFLWEINGTEGDIQVTAPLGHAQMMQLTVKGARGDETEMVDRMPDPSLYSGRPEFAGARNVAGIYKRLADDIRNGTATAPTFSDALALHELLQRIAHAAEKGDAF; encoded by the coding sequence ATGGCGGATCCGATCAAGGTCGGCTTCATCGGCCTCAACCCCGACAGCAATTGGGCATTCAACGCCCACATTCCGGCTCTGAAATCGCTTGGCGACACTTTCGAGGTCGCGGGCGTTGCCAACTCCAGCCCGGAGAGTGGGGCACGAACTGCCGAAGCGCTCGGAATACCGCGCGCATTTGCGACGCCCGCCGACCTCGCCGCCTCGGAGGACATCGACCTCGTCACCGTGACCGTGAAAGTGCCGTATCACTTCGAGCTGATTTCACTGGCGCTCGACGCGGGGAAGCACGTCTACTGCGAATGGCCGCTGGGGAACGGCCTCGAGGAAGCTCGCAAGCTGACGGCGCTCGCGAGGGAGAAGGGTGTCGTCGCCGTGGCGGGAACGCAGGCACGCGCCGCGCTCGAGGTCGAGTACCTGAAGCAACTCGTCTCGGACGGGTTCGTCGGCGATGTGCTGGCGACCTCGATCATCGGGACAGGGGGCAACTGGGCGGATACGACGTCTTCGGCGCTCGCCTACCTCTTCGACAAAGCGAACGGTGCCACGATGGAAGATATTCCGATGGCGCACACCCTGGCGGCGGTGAAGGACGTGCTGGGCGATATCGGCCCCCTGAAGGCGGTGAAACTGTCCAATTTCGAAACCGTAACCTTGACCGATACCGGTGAGACAAAGCCCAAGAGCGCGGCCGACCAGGTGATGGTGCAGGGTCAGATGGCGAGCGGTGCCGCTTTCTCGCTCCACTACAAAGGCGGCAAGAACCGCGGCACGAACTTCCTCTGGGAGATCAACGGCACTGAGGGCGACATCCAGGTTACGGCTCCACTCGGGCACGCGCAGATGATGCAGCTCACCGTCAAGGGCGCGCGCGGCGACGAGACCGAGATGGTCGACCGGATGCCGGATCCCTCGCTCTATTCGGGCCGTCCGGAGTTCGCGGGTGCCCGCAACGTTGCCGGCATCTACAAGCGACTCGCAGATGACATCCGCAATGGGACGGCGACGGCGCCCACCTTCTCCGACGCGCTCGCTCTGCACGAGCTTCTCCAGCGGATCGCGCACGCGGCGGAGAAGGGTGACGCATTCTGA